The Bacillus sp. 2205SS5-2 genome segment CAATGCTATGGATGCAAGATTTTTAATTTTAGTGGAAGGGATAATAAGTAGAGATAAGAAAATTCGTGACGTTGTGCTTGGTTCTGTTTTTAACCGTTTCTTGTTCATTGGTTCGGTAATATTTATAGGTACGTTCGGTGGATATTGGATTGGAAATAACACTCCCTCAATTTTAGAAATATCACCTAAATTATTATTGCTAATTGGTGTTAGTGTTGCAAGAGGGATTATGCGAGTAATTAATGTTACCCAAAAAAAGGATGTCTTCCTTTCTACTGGTAAATTAAAGTTCGATAAGTCGAATAGTTAAACACATCTCAGTGTTCGTAGAGGTGAGGTGAAGTAAAATAATGACTTACAAAGTTTTGCAAGATGTAAAAATAGTGTCTGGAATAATCTCGTCTATAATACTGGCAGTTATTGCAATAATATTGGCCATCTACAGTATTAGTTATTGGATATTTTTTGTTGTGATATCAATGGTGTTTCTATTTTTAAGTATACACAGAGCTGATAAGATAATGAAAAATTGATAGTGAATATTCAGGTGCAAGCTTCAAGTAAAATTAAACAGTTTTCCATATTTAAGATTGAACAGTTCCTCTGTTAAATAATGCCTTTCTATATTTCATTCTTATACTCTCTGTTCTTTATCGAACGTCAAGACGGTGTTTGTCAAGATAGTTGTCCCATTTTCCTAGTTTTTTAGTGTCAGTTTAAAGTGCTTCTACCGCGCTTCGCTTGCTAGCCTTCTCGAAATAGAACAGAGCCTTTCTCTGTTCTATTTCGAGAAGGTGAAGGGGATTCCAGCAACCTATTAATTGGTTGTACTTTATTCGATTTTTATAAGTTCTATTTCAAAAAATATGGAAATTCCCCACTGTCCCCCCGCTTCTAACAACATAGTGACAACTATTTGAAAATTTTTTCAATTTATACCCTTCCAATAGAAGCTTATCCCAGCCTATGCGCTCACAATTTTATGAGCTATTAAGATAGTTATTATTACTGCCCTCAAGGATTTTAGTAGAATTTATATTTGTCCATTCTTCAATGGTTTTTTCAGGGTGATTTTTTAAGTAACTTTGGGTAACTTCAAAGCCAATTTTATAATTTGCCCATAATGAAATTCCTTTAACTCTATTACCTTCAAAAATTCAAAATATACCTCAGAATTTGTAGAGTCAATCTGCTTTTTAAACTCATTAAATGTTGGTTTTCTTAACTCCTCTTTTAAGGGCTCTAACCAAGGAGCAGAATTATCTGGATACAATATTTCTGCAAAGGAATCAGCTTTACCTTCAAAAATTGCTGCATCCAATAAAGTATAGGCTTTCTCCTTATAGCTTTCAAGGAAAACAGAATGATAATATTCATGTACCGTAGTATATTTCAGCATATCATCTGTATAGGAAGGATCTATTTGAAGTAATATAGCATCCTCACTCAAAGTCAATCCTCCTACCCCTTCCATATTATTAATATAAAATGTTTTTCCGGGGTTTATTGTCATAACAAATACAGTTTTACCACTTCCAGTAAACATCTCAGATGCATCAATAAGTGCTGTTTTAATAAGCCTATTAATAGCCTTTTGCCTCTTAAGGAGTTCTATAGTATTCTTCTCTAATTCATCTCCTTTAGAACTGGGGTAAAAAAATTTGGAATAGTCACTATGAATAGCTAACTCTTTTTCTGAGGCTTTTTCTAAAAAAGGTGCAGTCACCCTCTCGTAATACTCTGCTTTTGAGTTTTCTTTGGAATTATTTGAGACCGTTTTTGTATAATTCAATACATCTTCATAAAAGGGAATAATTTCAAAAGTCTGACTGTTATGAGGAAATTTTTTTGTAAGTTGAGATGGTGTTTTAGTTTCTTCATTAGTACTTGAAGAACAGCCAAAGAGTGAAATTGCAAGTGAAAAAAATTAATGTTATCATTAGCATCCTCATTTTAAAAGACAACTCCTTTATGCAGTGTAGTATCTATCCTTTAATTGAATAAAAAAAAGGAGTTGTTATCAGATAAACGTTCATCAAGACTTGTAGCCTTTGATACATTAATTATTTTAATTTTTTTGGAAGTTGATTGTTTAGGTGATTTTGTTCTATCATATAAGAGACACCTCATCTGTTCGGTAGTAGATTCTCGACAAGTCAACTATACCAAAGAATGAGGTGTTATTTGTGTTTTTAGACTCATTTGTCAAGGTCCATTTTCCAACTCCCACGAGACATAGAGAGACTAGCGTGCATCCACTTTTTAAAGTGCTAAGTTTGAGTTATTGAAATCAATTTCCGTGTTTCTCTCTTATTTAATTAGGCTGTTTTCGCAAAGTTTGTTGCTTTTCGTATCAGTTTTATATCTTGATTTAGCTTTGTTTCGGGCATCATTTCGTCTGTTTTTGATAGAATTCAACTGTGAAATGGAGGATTTAATCAAAAAGATGATGAAATAGTCACAATGTATACGAAAAACTCGATGGCAGCACTCACGTTACGCCGCCACCGCCTATCATGAAAAAAGCAAATTCAACCTCTTTATTGGTACAAACCTGATAAATTCGGGTCAAACTTACTAATTTAGAGATGCTTAAAAATGCCTTTTTTCATACATAGAGCCACACTTTCTTTAGGACCTCCAACCTTACAAAGAGTATCTAACCCCCTTACATTTTAGAATGTCATAATAAGTTCTTCAATTCACGCTTTTTATCCATATACGTCACTAGTTCTTTGTCTATTTGTTTATATTCTTCCGTTTCATTTGACAAATAACTGATTTTCCCAAGTAGTTCTGTGATTTTGGTTTCAATCAGGGCTAGTTCTTCGAGTACATTACGTTCTTTTAGAGTATGTTTGTTCTTTTTTCGTTCTTCATATTCCTTCAATCCTATTTCATATTGATGCATCTTACAATTTTCAATTACTAACAATTTGGTACACAGCTTTTCAATCAAATACCTATCATGTGATACGATTATAAGTGTGCCGGTATACGTACTGAGCGTTCTTTCTAGCTCTTCCCTGCTTGGCAAATCTAAATGGTTTGTCGGCTCATCTAAAATTAATAGATCATATTCCATTAAAATCATTTGGATAAGCTTAATTTTCGTACGTTCCCCTAGACTTAAGTGGGAAATTGGTTTTTCAAGAGTTTCTTGCTGAATATCCATATTAGATATAAGGGTTCTGGCTTTCGTTTCCTGCTCTCGATCAGTAAGATCGAAGTATTGTAAAGGGGTTTTTTCGCTTGGAAGGTCACTTACATCCTGCGATAGATAAGCAAATTTGGTTGATTCACTCATCCAAATATTACCTTTAGTTAGGCTTTCTTTTTTAAGTAGGATGTTGATAAACGTCGACTTCCCAGCTCCATTTGGTCCAAGCAAGCCGATTTTTTCTCCATGCTTTACATAAAAGTTACTTTTATCAAACAGCACACGATTACCAATCTTTTTTTTGATCCCTTTTGCTTCAAGAATCCTCTTACCGCGCTTTAAATCTGATTCAAAGTGAAATGAGATTGATTTCTCTGCTTTTGGCTTTTTCACCTGATGCTTCGATAATTCTAAATTTAAACGTTTCAGCTTTGACTTTACCTGATTATCTTTTTTCTTTGCCTTCGCTCGTTCGAATTCCTTTAATCCCGCTTGACGATTTTCAGCATTTGTTCCTCCTTTTCCCGCTTGGCGATGGGCCTTTTCTGACCATTCTTTCAAGGTGCTCATCTGCTTTTCAACCATCTCTACTTTACGTTGTTGTTTTTCATAATCACGCGTATCTTGTTCATACTTTATATGCTTTTCGTTTCGATAAGACGAATAATTTCCGTCATATACCGTTAACTCTCCAGCTTCTAGTTCAAATATTTTTGATACTGTTTCGTCTAAAAAATATCGATCATGTGAAATAATAATAGCAGCACCCGAATAGTCTCTAACCTCTTCAATCAACCAACTAACTCCATGCATATCCAAGTGATTTGTTGGTTCATCTAATATTAAGAACTCTGGAGAAATTGCCCAGATTTTTGCTAAAGATAATTTTAGCTTTTCTCCCCCGCTTAAATGTTGGAGCTCTTCTTTCTTTAATCGATCTTTAAGTAAACCAAGCTGCTTGCTTGTTTCAAGTAATTTCTCCCCATGATTTAACAGTTCGTAATCGATCGACATTTTATAATCTGTTGATTGTGGTAAATAGCCAATTTTCAATCGGGAGGGCCACATTGTTACAAACCCTTTATCAGGCTCCAGCATGTTCATAAGGATCTTTACAAATGTCGACTTTCCAGCACCATTCCAACCGACGAGACCAATCTTTTCACCATTTCGTATGTCAAAACTAACTTTCCTTAAGACTTCCAAATCTCCAAAACTCTTTTGTAGTTCTTTACCTTGTATAACAAGAGTCATAAAAATCACCTCTGTTTTATTTTTTTTGAGAGGATAAAAGAAATAAAATATGCCTCTCCAAGAATCCTGGAGAGGCTAGTATATATCCATAACAAATAAAAATGTAAACGCTTAACAAATACAATTCTGTGTTTTGTGTATTGGTATTTTAAACGTAAATAGCTAGTCTGGACAGACTAATCCTATTTCTCCAGGTTCTCATTTTCATATTCATATGAGTGTTATCCCTTCTAAATAAAATTAGTTCCACATTCGCTTAATACCAACCCTTTCCATATTTTCACAGTCACATTTAGTATATTTTACAAGGATAGGATTGTCAATAACTATTCGTCTCTAATTTTATGATTATCTTAACAGTATAGTTTAGTCATCAAATTTCACTGACTGAAATCGCCAAGTATGCTTTGATGTAACTGGGCAGACCACATCTCCATTGTTGAAGTTGGCTTTTGATTAATGTTTGGATTCTCTTATTTGTCTATTTTAGAGAATCTTCAAGAAGATCGATTAACTGCTAAAAAAGCGACAGCCCCATCGAGTTCGTTTGCTTCATCACACATGCTTTAGAAGATTCCACCAAATAAACGTTGATCCGTTTCACATCGATTCAGTCACGACAAGAGGATATACCGGGAAATACGACCGTAGTGTGGCTAACGAGTAAATCATAGGATACCTCTTGGACCTCTTTTCTAGACGAAAGAGCGATTGGGTCGTTTTAACTGGATGATTTCCGCTAGGATACAGTCTTTATTCATGTGGTTCGTCCCTTTATTCTGTCATACCCTTGCTAATTCCTTTTCTCCTAGTCAAGGTAGTTCCCTCTCATTGGATCGAAATCTTCTCATTTTAATAATTAAGTTAACATTAAAGTCAGATTTCAACTGTTACTACGTTCCATTTCTAAATCAAGCTCTACCATAAGCCTAGCCTCCATATATTTTCTCTGTATAGTTAATCGATTGCTATTTTCTCCTTTTCACCGTACACTAACAATAATCAAAATAAATTGA includes the following:
- the abc-f gene encoding ribosomal protection-like ABC-F family protein encodes the protein MTLVIQGKELQKSFGDLEVLRKVSFDIRNGEKIGLVGWNGAGKSTFVKILMNMLEPDKGFVTMWPSRLKIGYLPQSTDYKMSIDYELLNHGEKLLETSKQLGLLKDRLKKEELQHLSGGEKLKLSLAKIWAISPEFLILDEPTNHLDMHGVSWLIEEVRDYSGAAIIISHDRYFLDETVSKIFELEAGELTVYDGNYSSYRNEKHIKYEQDTRDYEKQQRKVEMVEKQMSTLKEWSEKAHRQAGKGGTNAENRQAGLKEFERAKAKKKDNQVKSKLKRLNLELSKHQVKKPKAEKSISFHFESDLKRGKRILEAKGIKKKIGNRVLFDKSNFYVKHGEKIGLLGPNGAGKSTFINILLKKESLTKGNIWMSESTKFAYLSQDVSDLPSEKTPLQYFDLTDREQETKARTLISNMDIQQETLEKPISHLSLGERTKIKLIQMILMEYDLLILDEPTNHLDLPSREELERTLSTYTGTLIIVSHDRYLIEKLCTKLLVIENCKMHQYEIGLKEYEERKKNKHTLKERNVLEELALIETKITELLGKISYLSNETEEYKQIDKELVTYMDKKRELKNLL
- a CDS encoding DUF2268 domain-containing putative Zn-dependent protease (predicted Zn-dependent protease with a strongly conserved HExxH motif), with translation MFEGNRVKGISLWANYKIGFEVTQSYLKNHPEKTIEEWTNINSTKILEGSNNNYLNSS
- a CDS encoding DUF2268 domain-containing putative Zn-dependent protease (predicted Zn-dependent protease with a strongly conserved HExxH motif), coding for MNYTKTVSNNSKENSKAEYYERVTAPFLEKASEKELAIHSDYSKFFYPSSKGDELEKNTIELLKRQKAINRLIKTALIDASEMFTGSGKTVFVMTINPGKTFYINNMEGVGGLTLSEDAILLQIDPSYTDDMLKYTTVHEYYHSVFLESYKEKAYTLLDAAIFEGKADSFAEILYPDNSAPWLEPLKEELRKPTFNEFKKQIDSTNSEVYFEFLKVIELKEFHYGQIIKLALKLPKVT